The following proteins are co-located in the Siansivirga zeaxanthinifaciens CC-SAMT-1 genome:
- a CDS encoding sulfatase family protein — protein MKNILLLTGLLLIVSCKSKKELEKPIKAPNVVFVLTDQWRAQDLGFVGNEQVITPAIDELAKEAVVFTNAISNLPVCTPARASLMTGKYPLSHGLFYNDKPLRTDENCIAEVYKENGYQTGYIGKWHINGHPRGMTNTQGRGLPIKADRRQGFDLWKVCETTHNYNNSIYFDENNVKHKWEGYDAIAQTKEAVKYMQANKENPFVLFVAYGPPHAPYNTAPQKYQDMYKYMDIKLRPNVPEDKAEKAKEEIRGYYAHMTALDDCIAELQKEIKNLGLEENTIFVFTSDHGDMLYSHSEIKKQKPWEESIHIPFILKYPAKLKAGSQMTKMFSFPDIMPTLLGMSNLPIPDSVEGLNYTGQLLGTQELSVDAALITCPVPFHQWKYKNGGREFRGVRTEKYTYVKDLNGPWLLYDNLNDPYQMNNVVGKEGYKTIQADLEVKLKAILDKQGDQFLPGEEYMKKWNYQWDGSDSDK, from the coding sequence ATGAAAAATATATTGTTACTCACAGGGTTACTTCTAATAGTATCCTGTAAATCAAAAAAAGAATTAGAGAAACCCATTAAAGCACCCAATGTAGTATTTGTACTAACCGATCAATGGAGAGCACAGGATCTTGGTTTTGTTGGAAATGAACAAGTCATTACTCCTGCAATTGATGAATTGGCAAAAGAAGCAGTAGTGTTTACTAATGCTATTTCAAACCTTCCTGTTTGTACACCAGCACGAGCTTCGTTAATGACAGGTAAATACCCACTAAGTCACGGACTTTTTTACAATGATAAGCCTTTACGAACTGATGAAAATTGCATTGCAGAAGTGTATAAAGAAAACGGTTATCAAACGGGATATATTGGTAAATGGCATATCAATGGTCATCCCCGAGGAATGACAAATACGCAAGGAAGAGGATTACCTATAAAGGCTGATCGTCGACAAGGTTTTGATTTATGGAAAGTGTGTGAGACTACGCATAATTACAATAATTCTATTTATTTTGACGAAAACAACGTAAAACACAAATGGGAAGGTTACGATGCCATTGCTCAAACAAAAGAGGCTGTTAAATACATGCAGGCTAATAAAGAGAATCCTTTTGTTTTATTTGTAGCTTATGGTCCACCGCATGCGCCTTACAATACTGCACCTCAAAAGTATCAGGACATGTATAAATATATGGATATTAAGCTACGTCCTAACGTGCCAGAAGATAAAGCAGAAAAGGCAAAAGAAGAAATTAGAGGTTATTATGCGCATATGACAGCACTTGATGATTGTATAGCTGAATTACAAAAAGAAATTAAGAATTTAGGCCTAGAAGAAAACACCATTTTTGTTTTCACTTCAGACCATGGTGATATGCTCTATTCTCATTCAGAAATTAAAAAGCAAAAACCTTGGGAAGAGTCTATTCACATTCCTTTTATATTAAAATATCCGGCCAAATTAAAAGCAGGTTCACAAATGACCAAAATGTTTTCTTTTCCAGACATCATGCCTACATTATTGGGAATGTCTAATTTACCTATTCCAGATTCAGTAGAAGGACTCAATTATACAGGACAATTATTAGGAACTCAAGAATTGAGTGTGGATGCAGCTTTAATTACTTGTCCAGTTCCTTTTCATCAATGGAAATATAAAAATGGTGGTCGTGAGTTCAGAGGTGTTAGAACCGAAAAATACACCTATGTGAAGGATCTTAACGGACCTTGGTTATTGTATGATAATTTGAATGACCCATATCAAATGAACAATGTAGTAGGTAAAGAAGGATACAAAACTATCCAAGCTGATTTAGAAGTTAAACTGAAAGCTATACTTGATAAACAAGGAGATCAATTTTTGCCTGGTGAAGAATATATGAAAAAATGGAACTATCAATGGGATGGTAGTGATAGTGATAAATAA